In Capsicum annuum cultivar UCD-10X-F1 chromosome 11, UCD10Xv1.1, whole genome shotgun sequence, one genomic interval encodes:
- the LOC107848367 gene encoding J domain-containing protein spf31 yields the protein MGDNSSDTMPSPAKIAAQEDALLKQFFAEVSEVERDNEVNRILSCFKLNPFDYLNLSFDSSIDEVKRQYRKLSLLVHPDKCKHPQAKEAFGALAKAQQLLLDPQERDYILNQVNAAKEELRAKWKKQLKKDTASKLKSLVTEGKFDQEHEQSEEFQHQLKLKVKEILTDQEWRRRKMAMRISEEEGRLKKDEEETKEMWKRKREHEEQWEGTREKRVSSWRDFMKGGKKVKKGEIRPPKLKTEDPNKSYVQRPVKRG from the exons ATGGGAGACAACAGCAGCGATACGATGCCGTCGCCGGCGAAAATCGCGGCACAGGAAGATGCACTTCTTAAACAATTCTTCGCTGAGGTCAGTGAAGTTGAACGCGATAACGAAGTTAATAG GATCCTTTCATGCTTCAAGTTGAATCCGTTTGACTATCTTAACCTGTCGTTTGATTCATCCATTGATGAAGTCAAGAGGCAATATCGTAAG TTATCTTTGCTAGTTCACCCTGACAAGTGCAAGCATCCACAAGCAAAGGAGGCATTTGGCG CTTTAGCAAAAGCTCAGCAGTTATTGCTTGATCCACAGGAGAGGGATTATATTCTGAACCAGGTCAATGCAGCGAAAG AAGAGCTGAGAGCAAAGTGGAAGAAGCAGCTTAAGAAAGATACGGCTAGTAAATTGAAATCATTAGTTACTGAG GGAAAATTCGACCAAGAGCATGAGCAATCAGAAGAATTCCAGCATCAGCTGAAGTTGAAGGTTAAAGAAATATTGACGGACCAAGAATGGAGGAGGAGAAAAATGGCAATGAGG ATATCAGAAGAGGAAGGTCGTTTGAAGAAAGATGAGGAAGAAACAAAAGAGATGTGGAAAAGGAAGCGTGAGCATGAGGAGCAGTGGGAAGGAACTAGAGAAAAGAGG GTGTCCAGTTGGAGAGATTTCATGAAAGGAGGAAAGAAG GTTAAGAAGGGAGAAATTCGGCCTCCGAAGTTGAAAACAGAAGATCCCAATAAATCTTACGTTCAAAGACCTGTGAAACGAGGTTAA